A stretch of Clostridium formicaceticum DNA encodes these proteins:
- a CDS encoding LytS/YhcK type 5TM receptor domain-containing protein: protein MIFVIAEMVLALFNKLGVIIILAFILSKIEGFRKLIIKKKMTFIDKVILSMLFGCIGIMGTYSNIPIHGSFANLTTIGVVVGAILGGPVVGLFAGSIAAMHRYLIDMNGFTAVASSISIIIGAVAAAYVYYFIKNKLSHWKTVFITVVITEIAQTLLLLALSRPSFEGLELAKVTLLPMMFVNALGITIFIGIIENIYSEYDCIAAGQAQKALKIANLTLPYFRQGLNYDVAQKVVDIIYDAVDVEAVTITNCKEILAHKGIGEDHHIAGHSFQTQTTREVIETGKYKVINTKESIRCNQHYCQLKSGIVVPLKERDRIVGTLKLYKTEENSITSMDIELGLGLAQLFSTQIELSKLDHQKKLITEAELKSLQAQINPHFLFNAINTIVSFIQFDTIKARHLLISLANLFRKSLSHHQDMVDIEVELEHVASYLEIEKARFGDKLQVKYDLQTNIFCKLPPLILQPIVENAILHGILPKKQGGCITIKSKKDKKDILLEVIDDGVGIKPDKLMILLKEESYTRSVGLSNVNKRLINLYGEDHKLQITSRFNEGTCVLIRIPYIEEQHTSEMEGVVA from the coding sequence ATGATTTTCGTAATAGCTGAAATGGTGTTGGCACTATTCAATAAACTAGGTGTTATTATTATTTTAGCTTTTATCCTGTCCAAAATAGAAGGATTTAGAAAACTAATCATTAAGAAAAAGATGACCTTTATAGACAAAGTTATTTTATCTATGTTATTTGGATGTATTGGCATTATGGGAACGTATTCAAATATACCTATTCATGGTTCATTTGCTAATTTAACAACGATTGGGGTTGTAGTGGGAGCAATATTAGGGGGGCCAGTGGTAGGTTTATTTGCAGGCTCCATTGCCGCGATGCATCGTTATTTGATTGATATGAATGGATTTACAGCAGTGGCCAGCAGTATTTCTATTATAATAGGGGCGGTTGCAGCGGCTTATGTATATTATTTTATTAAAAATAAATTATCTCATTGGAAAACTGTCTTTATTACTGTTGTTATTACGGAAATTGCTCAAACCCTTCTGCTATTAGCTTTATCACGTCCTTCTTTTGAAGGTTTAGAATTAGCAAAAGTCACTTTATTGCCTATGATGTTTGTTAATGCCTTAGGCATAACTATATTTATAGGAATCATCGAAAATATTTATTCTGAATATGACTGTATAGCTGCGGGACAAGCTCAAAAAGCTTTAAAAATTGCTAATTTAACCCTGCCTTATTTTAGGCAAGGACTAAACTATGATGTAGCGCAAAAAGTTGTAGATATTATCTACGATGCTGTAGATGTGGAAGCAGTAACCATCACTAACTGTAAAGAAATATTGGCCCATAAAGGTATTGGAGAGGACCATCATATAGCTGGACACAGCTTTCAAACCCAAACTACAAGGGAAGTAATAGAAACCGGTAAGTACAAGGTAATCAACACGAAGGAAAGTATTCGATGTAATCAACATTATTGTCAATTGAAGTCTGGGATCGTGGTTCCTTTAAAAGAGCGAGACCGGATTGTAGGCACTTTAAAGCTTTATAAAACAGAGGAAAATAGTATTACTTCTATGGATATAGAGCTAGGACTAGGATTGGCGCAGCTATTTTCTACGCAAATAGAATTGAGCAAATTAGATCATCAAAAGAAGCTTATTACCGAGGCGGAGCTTAAGTCACTACAAGCTCAAATTAATCCTCATTTTTTATTTAACGCAATTAATACAATCGTTTCCTTTATACAGTTTGATACGATAAAGGCCAGACATTTACTCATTTCTTTGGCAAATCTTTTTAGAAAAAGTTTAAGTCACCATCAAGATATGGTGGATATAGAGGTTGAATTAGAACATGTGGCTTCTTATCTAGAAATTGAAAAAGCTAGATTTGGTGATAAATTACAGGTAAAGTATGATTTACAGACCAATATATTTTGCAAACTCCCACCTTTAATTTTACAGCCTATTGTAGAAAATGCTATTTTGCATGGTATTCTTCCTAAAAAACAGGGGGGCTGTATTACCATAAAATCAAAAAAAGATAAGAAGGATATTTTGCTAGAGGTCATTGATGATGGTGTTGGCATAAAACCAGATAAGCTAATGATTCTGTTAAAAGAGGAAAGCTATACAAGATCAGTAGGGTTAAGCAATGTAAATAAGCGTTTAATCAATTTGTATGGGGAAGACCACAAGCTGCAAATTACCAGCAGATTCAACGAAGGAACCTGTGTCTTAATAAGAATCCCCTATATAGAAGAACAACATACTTCTGAAATGGAGGGAGTAGTAGCATGA
- a CDS encoding LytR/AlgR family response regulator transcription factor, with protein sequence MIYTVVVVDDELPARRNITSLLNPYSDFQVIGEACDGEDGIQLIKEKMPDIVFLDIQLQDMTGFDIAAELINSVKVPKIVFATAFNHYAIDAFEYAAIDYLLKPVDEERFFKTIQKLRNDLKNSTEIALKQVQCLIERHLSMEAKSQKITLEKDDKLYVLSLNDIIFVETEERNTKVVSKRGEFTTTFSMAEWEDRLSKHGFFRPHRSFLINLDEIDQVVLWFNNSFQVKMRGSRDKTIPISRNKVKEFKELVGLEA encoded by the coding sequence ATGATTTATACAGTGGTTGTTGTAGATGATGAGTTACCTGCTAGACGAAATATTACAAGCTTATTAAACCCATATTCTGATTTTCAGGTTATTGGTGAAGCCTGTGACGGCGAGGATGGCATTCAATTAATAAAGGAAAAAATGCCTGATATTGTTTTTTTAGATATACAGCTACAGGATATGACGGGTTTTGATATTGCTGCTGAACTGATAAATTCGGTAAAAGTACCCAAAATTGTTTTTGCGACTGCCTTTAATCACTATGCAATCGATGCCTTTGAATATGCGGCTATTGATTATTTATTAAAACCAGTGGATGAAGAACGATTTTTTAAAACAATACAAAAGCTTAGAAATGATCTGAAAAATTCAACAGAAATTGCTTTAAAGCAGGTACAGTGTTTGATCGAGCGACATTTGTCGATGGAGGCGAAAAGTCAAAAGATAACTTTGGAAAAAGATGATAAGCTCTATGTTTTATCTTTAAATGATATTATATTTGTTGAAACGGAAGAAAGGAATACAAAGGTAGTAAGTAAAAGGGGGGAGTTTACTACTACTTTTTCCATGGCAGAATGGGAAGATCGTTTAAGTAAGCATGGGTTCTTTAGGCCTCATAGGAGTTTTTTGATTAATCTTGATGAAATTGATCAAGTGGTTTTATGGTTTAACAATAGCTTCCAAGTAAAAATGCGGGGTTCTAGAGATAAAACCATACCTATTAGCAGAAATAAAGTAAAAGAATTTAAAGAATTGGTTGGTCTTGAGGCTTAA
- a CDS encoding YkoF family thiamine/hydroxymethylpyrimidine-binding protein, with product MIHAEVSLYPLKTQNAGDVINNSINALRQEGVAYNVGSMATHLHGNEEQVWSSLKKLFDEAQHSGEVSMVVTITNAADH from the coding sequence ATGATTCATGCAGAAGTTTCTCTATATCCACTTAAAACACAAAATGCAGGAGATGTAATTAATAATTCTATCAACGCATTAAGACAAGAAGGTGTAGCATATAATGTAGGCTCTATGGCTACACATCTTCATGGTAACGAAGAACAAGTGTGGAGCAGTCTAAAAAAGTTATTTGATGAAGCACAACATTCTGGAGAAGTGAGCATGGTAGTCACCATCACCAATGCAGCAGATCATTAA
- a CDS encoding putative polysaccharide biosynthesis protein: MSNSKFIKGAFILGIAGLTAKFLGIFFKIPLQRLIHDEGMGLFGLPYPIYTMMLSVSIIGLPAAVSKLISEKIAVKDYAGVRKVFHVSFFMIFFIGIFSSCFLYFGAPFMITILEWPQETYYAIIGLSLAPFFVSIMSSFRGYFQGMQIMIPTALSQIIEQIGRVVIGVGLAYMYIDKGIGYAAGAASFGATAGAFFGALLLLFYYLKKRKSLINYNLHATESSKEKTIVIVKRLVWLAIPITIGAVLSSVMGLMDSIIVPGRLLQGGYTSEGATILYGRLTGKAVTLMNVPLTFSMAMAASLVPAISEANSKKNRVELKEKTETGIKVTLMIALPATIGLALLASPIIHLLWGRSEAGGDILKVLSLNVLFISIAQTLTSILQGMNKVFIPVRNLFIGVIIKVIVSYILLVGHLNIIGAVIGSLCGYGTLMILNYYEIKKTISFKLSIKEVIIKPLLCTTFMAIVVIIVFDYSYLLFQNEAIATLVAIFWGIIFYGLMMLLTNTVGPNKKDFSLNK, translated from the coding sequence ATGTCCAATAGCAAATTTATTAAGGGGGCATTCATACTGGGTATAGCAGGATTAACTGCAAAGTTTTTAGGGATATTTTTTAAAATTCCGCTGCAAAGGTTAATTCACGATGAAGGTATGGGGTTATTTGGTTTGCCCTATCCTATTTATACCATGATGTTGTCTGTATCTATCATAGGTTTGCCAGCTGCTGTATCTAAGTTAATATCTGAGAAAATCGCCGTTAAAGATTATGCAGGTGTTAGGAAAGTGTTTCATGTTTCTTTTTTTATGATTTTTTTTATAGGTATTTTTTCATCATGTTTTTTATATTTTGGTGCTCCTTTTATGATCACAATATTAGAATGGCCCCAAGAAACCTATTACGCAATTATAGGGCTATCTCTCGCTCCTTTTTTTGTATCTATTATGTCTTCTTTTAGGGGATATTTCCAAGGTATGCAAATAATGATACCAACAGCTTTATCACAAATTATTGAACAAATTGGCAGGGTAGTGATTGGCGTTGGTTTAGCCTATATGTATATCGATAAAGGAATAGGCTATGCTGCAGGGGCGGCTTCCTTTGGAGCTACAGCAGGGGCATTTTTTGGTGCACTATTGTTATTGTTTTATTATCTAAAAAAAAGAAAAAGCTTAATTAACTATAACCTTCATGCAACGGAAAGCAGCAAAGAGAAAACAATCGTTATTGTTAAACGGCTGGTTTGGTTGGCTATTCCTATCACCATAGGAGCAGTATTAAGTTCTGTTATGGGTTTAATGGACTCCATTATTGTACCAGGAAGGCTGTTACAGGGGGGATACACATCAGAAGGAGCCACTATTCTCTACGGAAGACTAACGGGGAAGGCAGTAACCCTGATGAATGTTCCTTTAACTTTTAGTATGGCAATGGCAGCTAGTTTAGTACCAGCAATTTCTGAAGCCAATAGTAAAAAAAATAGGGTAGAATTAAAGGAAAAGACCGAGACTGGTATTAAAGTTACTTTAATGATTGCTCTACCAGCTACTATTGGTTTGGCTTTGCTGGCGTCTCCTATTATTCATCTGCTTTGGGGAAGGTCAGAAGCTGGTGGAGATATACTGAAGGTACTATCTTTAAATGTTTTATTCATTTCTATAGCACAAACGCTAACAAGTATTTTACAAGGCATGAATAAGGTATTTATTCCTGTAAGAAATTTGTTCATCGGAGTGATTATAAAGGTTATTGTTAGTTATATTCTTTTAGTAGGTCACTTAAATATTATAGGGGCGGTGATTGGTTCTCTTTGTGGCTATGGGACCTTGATGATTTTAAACTATTATGAGATTAAAAAAACTATATCCTTCAAGTTATCCATCAAAGAAGTGATCATTAAGCCACTGCTTTGTACTACCTTCATGGCAATTGTAGTCATCATTGTTTTTGATTATAGCTACTTATTATTTCAAAATGAAGCTATTGCAACTTTGGTAGCTATATTTTGGGGCATAATTTTTTATGGACTTATGATGCTGTTAACAAATACAGTAGGGCCCAATAAAAAAGATTTCTCTTTGAACAAATGA
- a CDS encoding FMN-binding protein, with amino-acid sequence MKNKIFILFIVIAMVIFTAVACTREEAPPAPTEIPEETPVPEETPQETPEAREIEYEDGTYTGELEVNEKGWTSVVEIVVEDGKITEVDYDELDEDGNRKSEDEEYNERWEAAAGISAPEAYPQLEQSLIETQDIDAVDAVSGATATTRDFKDVVQQALDQQNQ; translated from the coding sequence ATGAAGAATAAAATTTTTATTTTATTTATTGTGATTGCTATGGTTATTTTCACAGCTGTAGCTTGTACTCGGGAAGAAGCTCCACCTGCTCCAACTGAGATACCGGAAGAAACACCTGTCCCAGAGGAAACACCACAAGAAACACCAGAGGCAAGAGAAATCGAGTACGAAGATGGTACCTATACGGGAGAGCTAGAAGTCAATGAAAAAGGTTGGACAAGCGTCGTAGAAATTGTTGTAGAGGATGGAAAAATTACAGAAGTAGATTATGATGAGCTTGATGAAGATGGCAATAGAAAGTCAGAGGATGAAGAGTACAACGAAAGATGGGAAGCTGCAGCTGGTATAAGTGCACCAGAAGCTTATCCACAGTTGGAACAATCACTCATAGAAACACAAGATATTGATGCTGTAGATGCGGTATCTGGTGCAACGGCAACAACAAGAGACTTCAAAGACGTAGTACAACAAGCACTGGACCAGCAAAACCAATAA
- a CDS encoding ribonucleoside triphosphate reductase: MGVTKVQKRNSEIVDFDYNKIKNAIFAAAKSVGGKDEMKAAKLTKMVVEILNETYRASIPSVEDIQDIVEKVLIEEGHAKTAKAYILYRKKHEEIREVKNLFMDAEEMIEEYVNLEDWRVNENANMGFSLQGLNNHIVESITTKYWLNKIYHKELRDAHIRGDLHIHDLGLLAPYCCGWDLEAFLRKGFKGAKGKIESKPPKHFESALGQLVNLLYTLQGEAAGAQAVSSLDTYLAPFIYYDGLDYEQIKKALQRFVFNLNVPTRVGFQTPFTNVTLDITPHPLLRKQPVIVGGKNMDKTYGEFQEEMNLFNKAFCEVMMEGDGAGRAFSFPIPTINITEDFPWDTEVVNCIMEMTRKFGTPYFANFLNSDLSPEDVRSMCCRLRLDNRELRKRGGGLFGANPLTGSINVVTLNMARIGYTAETMEAFKKRVRELMELAKEICESKRLVLEKYMDAGLYPYSRHYLQGVKDATGEYFKNHFSTIGLNGMNEACKNLLGQDITTEEGNEFAVEIMEFMNRVIQIFQEETGSLWNLEASPAEGATYRFARLDKKIYPKIYTQGEEEPYYTNSTQLPVGYTEDIFEALELQEKLQTLYTGGTVFHGFIGEAIEDVETCKTLIKKVMENSSIPYITITPTFSICADHGYLTGEQVECPECGRETEIWTRVVGFHRPVQAWNKGKQEEYKERQEYSCEASLKLDTEKEVKYCEAVIS, translated from the coding sequence ATGGGAGTTACAAAAGTTCAAAAAAGAAATAGTGAAATTGTTGATTTTGATTATAATAAAATAAAAAATGCTATTTTTGCAGCTGCGAAATCTGTAGGAGGAAAGGACGAAATGAAGGCCGCTAAATTAACAAAAATGGTGGTTGAAATTTTGAACGAAACCTATAGAGCTAGTATTCCTTCTGTAGAAGATATACAGGACATTGTAGAAAAAGTATTGATTGAGGAAGGACACGCTAAAACTGCTAAAGCATATATATTATATAGAAAAAAACATGAAGAAATACGAGAAGTAAAAAATCTATTTATGGATGCAGAGGAAATGATTGAAGAATATGTAAACCTAGAGGATTGGCGGGTAAATGAAAATGCCAATATGGGTTTTTCTCTACAGGGTTTAAATAATCACATTGTTGAAAGTATTACAACAAAATATTGGTTAAATAAGATCTATCATAAAGAATTAAGGGATGCCCACATTCGAGGAGATTTACATATACATGATTTAGGATTGTTAGCTCCTTATTGCTGTGGATGGGATCTAGAGGCATTTTTAAGAAAAGGCTTTAAAGGAGCTAAAGGAAAAATCGAGTCAAAACCTCCTAAGCACTTTGAATCTGCTTTAGGTCAGTTGGTAAATTTACTATACACGCTTCAAGGAGAGGCGGCTGGAGCCCAAGCAGTTTCCAGTCTTGATACTTACTTAGCTCCATTTATTTATTATGATGGATTAGATTATGAGCAGATTAAAAAAGCCCTACAGAGGTTTGTGTTTAATCTAAATGTACCAACGAGAGTTGGATTTCAAACGCCCTTTACCAATGTAACCTTAGATATAACGCCTCATCCATTATTGAGAAAGCAGCCAGTAATTGTTGGGGGCAAAAATATGGATAAGACTTATGGAGAATTTCAAGAAGAGATGAACTTATTCAATAAGGCTTTCTGTGAAGTAATGATGGAGGGAGATGGAGCAGGCCGAGCTTTTAGTTTTCCAATTCCTACAATAAATATTACAGAAGACTTCCCTTGGGATACTGAAGTAGTGAACTGCATTATGGAAATGACAAGAAAGTTTGGCACCCCTTATTTTGCCAACTTTTTAAATTCTGATTTATCACCAGAGGATGTTCGATCTATGTGTTGTAGATTACGTTTGGACAATAGGGAGCTTAGAAAACGTGGGGGAGGACTTTTTGGTGCGAATCCGCTAACAGGCTCCATCAATGTTGTTACGTTAAACATGGCTAGAATAGGCTATACAGCTGAGACGATGGAAGCCTTTAAAAAGAGAGTAAGAGAGCTGATGGAGTTGGCAAAGGAAATATGCGAGTCCAAGCGACTTGTATTAGAAAAATATATGGATGCTGGATTATACCCTTACTCTAGACACTATTTGCAAGGGGTAAAGGATGCTACTGGTGAATATTTTAAGAATCATTTTTCAACAATAGGCTTGAACGGCATGAATGAAGCTTGTAAGAATCTTTTAGGCCAAGATATTACTACAGAAGAAGGAAATGAATTTGCAGTAGAAATCATGGAATTTATGAACCGTGTTATTCAGATATTTCAAGAAGAAACAGGAAGTCTGTGGAACTTAGAAGCTTCTCCTGCAGAAGGTGCTACCTATAGATTTGCTAGGCTAGATAAAAAGATTTATCCAAAGATTTATACGCAAGGAGAGGAAGAACCTTATTATACAAACTCAACACAATTGCCTGTAGGCTATACAGAAGATATTTTTGAAGCGCTTGAGCTACAAGAAAAACTACAGACCTTATATACTGGTGGAACTGTATTTCATGGGTTTATAGGGGAAGCGATTGAAGATGTAGAAACCTGTAAAACCCTAATTAAAAAAGTAATGGAAAATAGCAGTATTCCCTATATTACCATTACACCTACATTTTCTATATGTGCTGACCATGGCTATTTAACAGGGGAGCAAGTTGAATGCCCAGAATGTGGAAGGGAAACCGAGATTTGGACGAGGGTTGTTGGATTCCACAGGCCAGTACAAGCGTGGAATAAAGGAAAGCAGGAAGAGTATAAGGAGCGTCAAGAATATTCCTGTGAAGCTTCATTAAAGTTGGATACTGAAAAAGAGGTTAAATACTGTGAGGCAGTAATTTCCTAA
- a CDS encoding Crp/Fnr family transcriptional regulator, whose amino-acid sequence MEASVKNFIENLGLFEDLSQECIEILSSSSFKTKLKKGEMLFYEKDIVNNIYIVLKGKLTIFRHSEIGQKRVIYILDKGQILNEVILDNIPASASCEAFEDSWVLGIHKEAFLKTMSMDFRLVQRVMNSMNKKIRRLYRQLKNTIPIKIDKKLAAKLWKLSKDYGIEIEEGVLIDLDISVTYLADMLGSTRETVSRCLKTLKREGFIKYKNKRIVVTDRKQLSVYFKGL is encoded by the coding sequence ATGGAAGCTTCAGTCAAGAATTTTATTGAAAATTTAGGTTTGTTCGAAGATTTAAGTCAAGAATGTATTGAAATTTTATCATCATCCTCTTTTAAAACGAAGCTTAAAAAAGGTGAAATGCTCTTCTATGAAAAAGATATAGTCAATAATATATATATAGTGCTTAAGGGAAAGCTAACGATATTTAGACATTCTGAAATAGGTCAAAAAAGAGTTATATATATATTGGATAAGGGGCAAATATTAAACGAAGTGATATTAGATAATATTCCAGCATCTGCAAGCTGTGAAGCCTTCGAAGATAGTTGGGTTTTAGGAATTCATAAAGAAGCTTTTCTTAAGACGATGTCTATGGATTTCAGACTTGTTCAAAGAGTGATGAATTCTATGAATAAGAAAATTAGAAGGCTTTATAGACAGCTTAAAAATACGATTCCTATAAAGATTGATAAAAAATTGGCAGCAAAACTTTGGAAATTAAGTAAAGATTATGGTATAGAAATAGAAGAAGGGGTACTAATAGACTTAGATATAAGTGTTACTTATTTAGCAGATATGTTGGGTAGCACTAGGGAAACTGTTTCCAGATGTCTTAAAACTTTAAAGCGAGAGGGATTTATCAAATATAAAAATAAAAGAATCGTGGTAACAGATAGAAAACAATTATCTGTATACTTTAAAGGGCTGTGA
- a CDS encoding formate/nitrite transporter family protein, which translates to MYGQEINKIASGAAKKKALFQDSKGKYLLSSMLGGIYVGFGILLIFTIGGQLQETNPSIIKLVMGVSFGVALSLVLLAGSDLFTGNTLIMTIGALEKKVSWKDSLNIWLFSFIGNFLGSILLSILYVYSGLSTGSIGEFIITSSQAKTSAAFVELFIRGILCNMLVCLAVWCFFKLKEETAKLIMIFWCLFAFITMGLEHSVANMTLLTTAFMLPQEGTISLVNLLSNLIPVTLGNFIGGGFLIAWVYWHIASIKAKNKEEIKNEVFSRTVLTQGAEK; encoded by the coding sequence ATGTACGGTCAAGAAATTAACAAAATAGCTTCAGGAGCTGCAAAAAAGAAAGCGTTGTTTCAGGATAGCAAAGGAAAATATTTATTATCCTCCATGTTAGGAGGAATCTATGTAGGATTTGGGATACTTTTAATTTTCACTATTGGAGGTCAGTTGCAAGAAACGAATCCATCGATAATAAAACTTGTCATGGGCGTATCATTTGGTGTGGCATTAAGTTTAGTTCTTTTAGCAGGTTCAGATTTGTTTACAGGAAATACTTTAATTATGACAATAGGCGCACTGGAGAAAAAAGTATCATGGAAAGATAGTTTAAATATATGGTTATTTAGCTTTATTGGTAACTTCTTAGGAAGTATACTTCTCTCTATATTATATGTATATTCCGGCCTCTCTACAGGGAGCATAGGAGAATTTATAATTACTAGTTCTCAAGCTAAAACATCTGCTGCATTTGTAGAACTTTTTATAAGAGGAATACTTTGCAATATGCTAGTCTGTCTAGCAGTCTGGTGTTTCTTTAAATTGAAGGAGGAAACAGCAAAATTAATCATGATATTTTGGTGTTTATTTGCTTTTATTACTATGGGCTTGGAACATAGTGTTGCAAACATGACGCTACTTACTACTGCATTCATGCTACCTCAAGAGGGAACTATTTCTCTAGTAAACCTTTTAAGTAATTTAATTCCTGTAACCTTAGGAAATTTTATAGGAGGTGGGTTTTTAATAGCATGGGTTTATTGGCATATAGCTAGTATAAAAGCAAAAAATAAAGAGGAAATAAAGAATGAGGTTTTTTCTAGAACTGTATTAACTCAAGGCGCGGAAAAATAA
- a CDS encoding AAA family ATPase, producing MKISLKMLVGIGFVTLFLILSTVGSYNSLVAKTELMEMTLNQIDNQLEKRKSLIFDLVEIIEEYTTHEEEISVDLEEISEKLMKEETTEEQVKGDTIVSIVLPRVWAIVEDYPNLKINENFIQLQEELASIENRILTTKRAYNEASREYNISVRRFPTNIYASILGFKEVDYFGTIDEVGNRLKIKEKFWDGQEFTAENSKIGVLRENLLTADIIIVEVGKQHSVAEIIAFMVLIFVLVVVVFAFTKQGSKQASKEYDRMFFVEFSTQKESTITFDNIAGNEEAKENVMELVDFLKTPEKYQRYGARIPKGVILYGPPGTGKTLMAKALASEAGVDFLAVSGSDFVQVYAGLGAGRIRNLFKSAREKEKCVIFIDEIDAIGRKRDRGGLGGSDESDRTLNALLTEMSGFKGSEGIIIMAATNRLDILDEALLRPGRFDRQIEVGLPDLKARQDILKLYMQNRPIANTINFESIAQQTVYFSGAKLENLVNEAAIYAARENASFISEKHIDKAFYAVIAGEEKKDRSNIKDGERRITAYHEAGHTIATKLLCPENKVTKVTIIPSTKGAGGFSMNVPPDSMYHRKKDMLHNIKVALAGRVVEEIVFGEENITTGASNDIQKATEILVAMIKQFGMNEEVGMINYDILLGQSGGVDQRLAKICNKEMKKLYVETKGLIKENIHLVHAIAGALMERETLKEDEINKIINSLLR from the coding sequence ATGAAAATCTCTTTGAAAATGCTCGTGGGTATAGGATTTGTTACCCTTTTTCTGATACTGAGTACAGTAGGAAGCTATAACAGCTTGGTAGCAAAAACAGAGCTTATGGAAATGACCCTAAACCAAATTGACAATCAACTGGAAAAACGAAAAAGTCTGATTTTTGATTTAGTTGAAATCATAGAAGAGTATACAACACATGAAGAAGAAATCTCAGTGGACCTAGAAGAAATCTCTGAAAAATTAATGAAAGAAGAAACGACTGAGGAGCAGGTGAAAGGGGACACAATTGTCAGCATTGTACTGCCTAGGGTTTGGGCTATTGTCGAGGATTATCCTAACTTAAAAATCAACGAAAATTTTATTCAACTTCAAGAGGAATTAGCAAGTATTGAAAATAGGATTTTAACAACAAAAAGAGCTTATAATGAAGCATCAAGGGAGTATAATATATCGGTTAGACGCTTTCCAACCAATATTTACGCAAGTATCCTTGGTTTTAAAGAAGTAGATTATTTTGGGACAATAGATGAAGTGGGCAATCGTCTTAAAATTAAGGAAAAATTTTGGGATGGGCAGGAATTTACTGCAGAAAACTCTAAAATAGGTGTTTTGCGAGAGAATCTTTTAACAGCAGATATCATTATAGTAGAGGTGGGAAAGCAGCATTCTGTTGCTGAGATTATTGCTTTTATGGTATTAATATTTGTTTTGGTTGTTGTGGTTTTTGCGTTTACTAAACAGGGTTCAAAACAGGCTTCAAAAGAATATGATAGAATGTTCTTTGTAGAATTTTCAACGCAAAAAGAGTCAACAATTACCTTTGATAATATTGCAGGAAATGAAGAAGCGAAGGAAAATGTCATGGAACTAGTAGATTTTTTGAAAACGCCTGAAAAGTATCAACGTTATGGTGCTAGGATACCTAAGGGTGTGATTTTATATGGTCCTCCTGGCACAGGTAAGACTTTGATGGCAAAGGCCTTAGCAAGTGAAGCTGGTGTTGATTTTTTAGCTGTTTCAGGTTCTGACTTTGTGCAGGTTTATGCAGGTCTTGGGGCTGGAAGAATTAGAAATCTTTTTAAAAGTGCTAGAGAAAAGGAAAAGTGTGTTATCTTCATTGATGAGATAGATGCTATAGGAAGAAAACGAGATCGTGGTGGTCTAGGGGGAAGCGATGAATCTGATAGAACTTTGAATGCTTTGCTAACAGAAATGTCGGGCTTTAAAGGAAGTGAAGGGATTATTATTATGGCTGCTACTAACCGATTAGATATTTTAGACGAGGCGCTTCTAAGGCCCGGGCGTTTTGACAGACAAATAGAAGTAGGATTACCGGATTTAAAGGCAAGACAGGATATTCTAAAGCTATATATGCAAAACAGACCTATAGCAAATACGATTAATTTTGAAAGCATTGCACAGCAAACTGTTTACTTTAGTGGAGCAAAGCTGGAGAATTTAGTGAATGAGGCAGCGATTTATGCAGCTAGAGAAAATGCAAGCTTTATCTCAGAAAAGCATATTGATAAGGCTTTTTATGCAGTGATTGCTGGCGAGGAGAAAAAAGATAGAAGTAATATCAAAGACGGAGAACGAAGGATCACAGCCTATCATGAAGCAGGTCATACGATTGCTACAAAATTGTTGTGTCCTGAAAATAAGGTAACAAAGGTAACCATTATACCAAGCACCAAGGGGGCAGGGGGATTTAGCATGAATGTTCCCCCTGACAGCATGTATCATAGGAAAAAAGATATGCTTCACAACATTAAAGTTGCTCTTGCTGGTCGTGTGGTAGAAGAAATTGTCTTTGGAGAAGAAAATATAACTACAGGGGCAAGTAATGATATTCAAAAAGCTACGGAGATATTAGTAGCTATGATAAAGCAATTTGGTATGAACGAAGAAGTAGGTATGATTAATTATGATATTCTGCTGGGACAATCCGGAGGGGTTGACCAAAGGTTAGCAAAGATATGCAATAAAGAAATGAAAAAATTATATGTAGAAACAAAAGGGCTTATAAAAGAAAATATCCATTTGGTGCATGCCATTGCAGGAGCACTGATGGAAAGAGAGACATTGAAGGAGGATGAAATCAATAAGATCATCAATAGTCTTTTGAGGTAG